The Suncus etruscus isolate mSunEtr1 chromosome 7, mSunEtr1.pri.cur, whole genome shotgun sequence genome includes a window with the following:
- the C7H3orf14 gene encoding uncharacterized protein C3orf14 homolog: MENKSGDQNKKKTFQMKAAETAFERNLSLLKDIDVAEKSLHTGIYSSLPLEVVSLETLYWASVKEYIPKWEQFLLGRAPHPIDAENQNKAENTIHNEAQR; this comes from the exons ATGGAGAATAAATCTGGagatcaaaacaagaaaaagacatttcaGATGAAAGCAGCTGAGACTGCTTTTGAAAGGAACCTTAGCCTTTTAAAG GATATAGATGTAGCAGAAAAATCTCTACATACTGGGATTTACTCATCTCTACCACTTGAGGTGGTTTCTCTTGAG actcTTTACTGGGCATCAGTAAAAGAATATATTCCCAAATGGGAACAGTTTCTTCTAGGAAGAGCACCGCATCCTATTgatgctgaaaatcaaaataaagcagaaaatacCATTCACAATGAGGCACAGCGCTAA